From Apium graveolens cultivar Ventura chromosome 9, ASM990537v1, whole genome shotgun sequence, the proteins below share one genomic window:
- the LOC141687328 gene encoding putative ubiquitin-conjugating enzyme E2 18: MTSPSASSRKALSKIACNRLQKELVEWQVNPPCGFKHKVTDNLQRWVIEVNGAPGTLYSNETYQLQVDFPEHYPMEAPQVIFIPPAPLHPHIYSNGHICLDILYDSWSPAMTVSSVCISILSMLSSSTEKQRPADNDRYVKNCRNGRSPKETRWWFHDDKV, translated from the exons ATGACCAGCCCTTCTGCTTCTTCTCGAAAG GCATTGAGCAAGATCGCGTGCAATAGGTTGCAAAAGGAGCTAGTTGAATGGCAAGTTAATCCACCTTGTGGATTTAAACACAAAGTTACTGATAATCTCCAAAG ATGGGTGATCGAAGTGAATGGTGCACCTGGGACTTTGTATTCGAATGAGACTTATCAGCTTCAAGTTGATTTTCCTGAGCATTACCCAATGGAAGCTCCTCAG GTCATTTTTATTCCACCGGCTCCACTTCATCCTCACATATATAGCAATGGTCATATATGTTTAG ATATATTGTATGATTCATGGTCTCCAGCGATGACCGTAAGTTCTGTCTGCATCAGCATTCTCTCCATGTTGTCAAGCTCCACAGAGAAG CAACGACCAGCTGACAATGATCGTTACGTGAAGAATTGCAGGAATGGCAGATCTCCAAAAGAGACAAGGTGGTGGTTCCATGATGATAAAGTGTGA